A DNA window from Ornithobacterium rhinotracheale DSM 15997 contains the following coding sequences:
- a CDS encoding GIN domain-containing protein produces MKKILLLSVLGFSLFSCQQSITGEGSADMAQDYKVQNFDKIDAKGMFKITLIENDSAYISVQTHENLIENLDIATKGNTLNIKEKKDVDGFESYNVYVYYNHPIEEIDLAGKVLAESAGIFQGNKLDISTQDEAKVDQFSVNLKELEAEAKDKSEMTILGVTTKLSVVGKNLSTLNFGRLNTTVAKINLSDEAKAILDVQNELNGKITNNTSLEYSGNPKKDVDVKDRAKIQNN; encoded by the coding sequence AAATCTTACTACTTTCTGTCCTTGGATTCAGTTTATTCTCTTGCCAGCAAAGCATTACAGGTGAGGGCTCTGCCGACATGGCACAAGATTACAAGGTGCAGAATTTTGATAAAATTGATGCTAAAGGAATGTTTAAAATCACTTTGATTGAAAACGATTCTGCCTACATAAGTGTACAAACTCACGAGAACTTAATCGAAAATCTTGATATAGCAACAAAAGGAAACACTCTAAATATCAAAGAGAAAAAAGATGTAGATGGTTTTGAGTCTTACAATGTGTATGTGTACTACAATCACCCAATTGAGGAAATCGATTTGGCAGGAAAAGTTTTGGCAGAATCTGCTGGAATCTTCCAAGGGAACAAATTAGACATTTCTACTCAAGATGAGGCTAAAGTAGACCAATTTAGTGTGAATTTAAAAGAATTAGAAGCTGAGGCTAAAGATAAATCTGAAATGACTATTTTGGGCGTTACTACCAAATTAAGCGTTGTGGGCAAAAATTTAAGCACGCTCAACTTTGGAAGATTAAACACCACTGTGGCTAAAATAAATCTAAGCGATGAAGCTAAAGCGATCTTAGATGTTCAGAACGAACTAAATGGAAAAATCACAAACAACACTTCGCTAGAATACAGTGGAAATCCTAAAAAGGATGTAGATGTGAAAGACAGAGCTAAAATTCAGAATAATTAA